In the genome of Nocardioides marmoribigeumensis, one region contains:
- the pdxS gene encoding pyridoxal 5'-phosphate synthase lyase subunit PdxS has protein sequence MTDQTSTPDATTESAPQRGTEGVKRGMAEMLKGGVIMDVVTPEQAKIAEDAGAVAVMALERVPADIRAQGGVSRMSDPDMIDGIIETVSIPVMAKARIGHFAEAQVLQSLGVDYIDESEVLTPADYANHIDKWQFTVPFVCGATNLGEALRRITEGAAMIRSKGEAGTGDVSNAVTHMRTIRRELRRLQNLEPDELFVAAKELQAPYSLVKEVAEAGKLPVVLFTAGGIATPADAAMMMQLGAEGVFVGSGIFKSGNPQQRAEAIVKATTFYDDPDVVAKVSRGLGEAMVGINVDDIPQPHRLAERGW, from the coding sequence GTGACTGACCAGACCAGCACCCCCGACGCCACCACCGAGAGCGCTCCCCAGCGGGGCACCGAGGGCGTCAAGCGCGGCATGGCCGAGATGCTCAAGGGCGGCGTGATCATGGACGTGGTCACCCCCGAGCAGGCCAAGATCGCCGAGGACGCCGGTGCCGTCGCCGTCATGGCCCTCGAGCGCGTGCCCGCCGACATCCGTGCGCAGGGCGGCGTCTCCCGGATGAGCGACCCCGACATGATCGACGGCATCATCGAGACCGTCTCGATCCCGGTGATGGCCAAGGCCCGCATCGGCCACTTCGCCGAGGCGCAGGTGCTGCAGAGCCTGGGCGTCGACTACATCGACGAGTCCGAGGTCCTCACCCCGGCCGACTACGCCAACCACATCGACAAGTGGCAGTTCACCGTGCCGTTCGTGTGCGGGGCGACCAACCTGGGCGAGGCGCTGCGCCGCATCACCGAGGGCGCGGCGATGATCCGCTCCAAGGGCGAGGCCGGCACGGGCGACGTCTCCAACGCCGTCACCCACATGCGCACGATCCGCCGCGAGCTCCGCCGCCTGCAGAACCTCGAGCCCGACGAGCTGTTCGTGGCCGCCAAGGAGCTCCAGGCGCCCTACTCCCTGGTCAAGGAGGTCGCCGAGGCCGGCAAGCTCCCCGTCGTGCTGTTCACCGCCGGCGGCATCGCCACCCCGGCCGACGCCGCGATGATGATGCAGCTCGGCGCCGAGGGCGTGTTCGTGGGCTCCGGCATCTTCAAGTCCGGCAACCCCCAGCAGCGCGCCGAGGCGATCGTCAAGGCCACGACCTTCTACGACGACCCCGACGTCGTCGCCAAGGTCTCCCGTGGTCTCGGCGAGGCGATGGTCGGCATCAACGTCGACGACATCCCGCAGCCCCACCGGCTCGCCGAGCGCGGCTGGTGA
- a CDS encoding pullulanase X25 domain-containing protein, with product MRSRLHAALLATVVSLGTLLLPSAPAAQAQPTTVSVPGSFGSEVGCAGDWDPGCSQVQLVRGTDDDVWSTVLWLPEGSYEYKAALNGTWDVNYGLHAVQGGDVIPLTVPPGGASVKLYYDDTTHWVTDSTGTTVVTAAGSFQSELGCPGDWAPDCLRSWLEDPDGDGTSTFTTTALPAGDYEVKAALGETWDVNYGAGGAPNGSNILFHVPTTGSAVTFSFDGATHVLTVTTQPTQQATSVTVTSSANPSLVGQQVTYTATVSPEPGGGTVDFTDGGTSIDGCGAVAVGTTGTATCETTYSAVGTRTIAATYSGDDASASSASGPLSQQVGYGTRLRYDASKSNRAGSTVPVKVQLVDATGTNVSAPGTTLTVTGFSPSPAPGTAPSGTFTSMTSAQGAYYQLNVRTTRYPKARYQLSFTATGDPTVHTATVVVG from the coding sequence ATGAGATCCAGGCTCCACGCTGCACTGCTCGCCACCGTGGTCTCCCTCGGCACCCTCCTCCTGCCGTCCGCGCCGGCGGCCCAGGCCCAGCCCACGACGGTGTCGGTCCCGGGCAGCTTCGGCAGCGAGGTCGGCTGCGCCGGCGACTGGGACCCCGGCTGCAGCCAGGTGCAGCTGGTGCGCGGGACGGACGACGACGTGTGGTCGACCGTCCTGTGGCTCCCCGAGGGCAGCTATGAGTACAAGGCCGCGCTCAACGGCACGTGGGACGTCAACTACGGCCTCCACGCCGTCCAAGGAGGCGACGTCATCCCCCTCACCGTCCCGCCCGGCGGTGCCTCGGTGAAGCTCTACTACGACGACACGACGCACTGGGTGACGGACTCGACGGGCACGACCGTCGTCACCGCGGCGGGCAGCTTCCAGTCCGAGCTCGGCTGCCCGGGCGACTGGGCCCCGGACTGCCTGCGCTCCTGGCTGGAGGACCCGGACGGCGACGGCACCTCCACGTTCACCACCACCGCCCTCCCGGCCGGCGACTACGAGGTGAAGGCGGCCCTCGGCGAGACGTGGGACGTGAACTACGGCGCCGGCGGCGCACCCAACGGCTCGAACATCCTGTTCCACGTGCCGACCACGGGCTCCGCGGTCACCTTCTCGTTCGACGGCGCCACCCACGTCCTGACCGTCACGACCCAGCCCACCCAGCAGGCGACCTCGGTCACGGTCACCTCGTCGGCCAACCCGTCGCTCGTCGGCCAGCAGGTCACCTACACCGCGACGGTGAGCCCGGAGCCCGGTGGAGGCACGGTGGACTTCACCGACGGCGGGACCTCGATCGACGGTTGCGGCGCCGTCGCCGTCGGCACGACGGGCACCGCGACCTGCGAGACGACGTACTCCGCGGTGGGCACGCGCACGATCGCGGCGACGTACTCCGGCGACGACGCGTCCGCGAGCAGCGCGTCCGGCCCGCTGAGCCAGCAGGTCGGCTACGGCACGAGGCTGCGCTACGACGCGTCCAAGTCGAACCGGGCCGGGTCGACGGTGCCGGTCAAGGTGCAGCTGGTGGACGCCACCGGAACGAACGTGTCCGCTCCGGGGACCACCCTCACCGTCACGGGGTTCTCGCCGTCACCGGCCCCGGGCACGGCCCCCTCGGGGACCTTCACCTCTATGACGTCCGCCCAGGGTGCGTACTACCAGCTCAACGTGCGAACCACGCGGTACCCCAAGGCGCGCTACCAGCTGTCGTTCACGGCGACCGGCGACCCGACGGTCCACACCGCCACGGTCGTGGTCGGCTGA
- a CDS encoding glycosyltransferase family 4 protein, translating into MRVGLVCPYSLDARGGVQAQVLGLAGSLRRLGHHVGVLAPGRPNTGQHPEWVTTTGQDLPVRWNGSVARLDLGPQTARRTRAWLGDGRFDVLHLHEPVTPSVTWHALGAGSLPLVATVHTAQERALAMRAGAATVARRSRRIDAHIAVSRVAADTLARYSDAPVEVIPNALDLERFAGERSPSATPTVLFLGRADEPRKGLAVALRAMSAVVPAHPTARLVVAGPGHVEGAADHVDVIGPVSEAEKARLLLSADVVLAPHLGGESFGIVVAEAMAAGAPVVASDLPAFRALLGDGRHGLLVPPGRSADLAAAVTGLLADPARRTSLGRSGRAAARRLDWSVVTPRIVEVYRRTLSPR; encoded by the coding sequence ATGCGCGTCGGGCTGGTGTGCCCCTACTCCCTCGACGCGCGCGGGGGAGTGCAGGCCCAGGTGCTCGGGCTGGCCGGGTCGCTGCGCCGGCTGGGCCACCACGTCGGGGTGCTCGCGCCCGGCCGGCCCAACACGGGCCAGCACCCCGAGTGGGTCACCACGACCGGGCAGGACCTCCCGGTGCGCTGGAACGGCTCGGTCGCGCGGCTCGACCTGGGTCCCCAGACCGCCCGACGCACCAGGGCCTGGCTGGGCGACGGCCGGTTCGACGTGCTCCACCTGCACGAGCCGGTCACGCCGAGCGTGACGTGGCACGCGCTCGGTGCCGGGTCGCTGCCGCTGGTCGCCACGGTCCACACCGCCCAGGAGCGGGCGCTGGCGATGCGGGCCGGCGCGGCCACCGTCGCCCGCCGCAGTCGCCGGATCGACGCGCACATCGCGGTCTCCCGGGTCGCGGCCGACACGCTCGCGCGCTACAGCGACGCCCCGGTCGAGGTGATCCCCAATGCGCTCGACCTGGAGCGGTTCGCGGGGGAGCGCAGTCCCTCGGCGACCCCGACCGTGCTGTTCCTGGGGCGCGCCGACGAGCCCCGCAAGGGTCTGGCCGTCGCGCTGCGCGCGATGAGCGCCGTCGTGCCGGCCCACCCGACCGCCCGTCTGGTCGTCGCGGGCCCTGGCCACGTCGAGGGCGCCGCGGACCATGTGGACGTCATCGGCCCGGTGAGCGAGGCGGAGAAGGCCCGCCTGCTGCTGTCCGCCGACGTGGTCCTCGCCCCGCACCTCGGGGGCGAGAGCTTCGGCATCGTCGTCGCCGAGGCGATGGCCGCCGGCGCCCCGGTCGTCGCCTCCGACCTGCCGGCGTTCCGGGCGCTGCTCGGTGACGGGCGGCACGGGCTCCTCGTGCCCCCCGGTCGGTCCGCCGACCTGGCGGCGGCGGTGACCGGGCTGCTCGCGGACCCGGCCCGCCGTACCTCCCTGGGACGGAGCGGTCGCGCCGCCGCCCGCCGCCTGGACTGGAGCGTGGTGACCCCGCGCATCGTGGAGGTCTACCGGCGGACGCTGAGCCCGCGCTGA
- a CDS encoding phosphatidylinositol mannoside acyltransferase has product MSLRDRAVASAYVGAWRGVGRLPEARARSLFARIGGRTYRRNGRGVQQLRANYARLRPELDAADLEDLVHDGVQSYLRYWCEAFRLSTWPLDDLVARTRTAGEERLRTPYAEGRGVVAALPHQANWDWAGAWACATGMPLMTVAERLEPVRVYDEFVRFRSSLGMQILPLTGGEPPMTALGDWAGAGGFVCLLADRDLSRTAVDVELAGQPARMPPGPALLAQRTGADLVPVTLAYREDDLEITFHEPVDPGTGEDGVAAATRAVAAAFSRGLVADTADWHMMQRVFP; this is encoded by the coding sequence GTGAGCCTGCGCGACCGGGCCGTCGCCTCGGCGTACGTCGGTGCCTGGCGCGGGGTCGGCCGGCTGCCGGAGGCGCGGGCCCGCTCGCTGTTCGCCCGGATCGGCGGGCGCACCTACCGGCGCAACGGACGCGGGGTGCAGCAGCTGCGCGCCAACTACGCCCGCCTGCGGCCCGAGCTCGACGCCGCCGACCTCGAGGACCTCGTCCACGACGGGGTGCAGTCCTACCTGCGCTACTGGTGCGAGGCGTTCCGCCTCTCGACCTGGCCCCTCGACGACCTCGTCGCGCGCACCCGCACCGCCGGTGAGGAACGACTCCGCACGCCGTACGCCGAGGGGCGCGGTGTCGTCGCCGCCCTGCCCCACCAGGCCAACTGGGACTGGGCCGGGGCCTGGGCCTGCGCGACCGGCATGCCGCTGATGACCGTCGCCGAGCGCCTCGAGCCCGTCCGGGTGTACGACGAGTTCGTGCGGTTCCGCTCCTCCCTCGGCATGCAGATCCTCCCGCTCACCGGGGGAGAGCCGCCGATGACGGCGCTGGGGGACTGGGCCGGCGCGGGCGGGTTCGTGTGCCTGCTGGCCGACCGCGACCTGAGCCGCACGGCGGTCGACGTCGAGCTGGCGGGACAGCCAGCCAGGATGCCGCCGGGGCCGGCCCTCCTGGCGCAGCGCACGGGCGCCGACCTGGTGCCGGTGACCCTGGCCTACCGCGAGGACGACCTCGAGATCACCTTCCACGAGCCGGTCGATCCCGGGACCGGCGAGGACGGCGTGGCCGCGGCGACCCGTGCCGTGGCCGCGGCGTTCTCCCGCGGCCTGGTCGCCGACACCGCCGACTGGCACATGATGCAGCGGGTCTTCCCCTGA
- the pgsA gene encoding phosphatidylinositol phosphate synthase, translated as MFERFRAFWGGVFTPIARLLLKLGVSPDAVTLVGTLGVCAGALVFFPQGLLLVGVLVITAFVFSDIVDGNMARLSGRVSPFGAFLDSTLDRIADAAVFAGLAMYYVGPGDNEWLVALCLYDLVMGSVTSYARARAESLGMEAKVGIAERATRLVSILVVTGLADIANLLGAGEDALWAIPVTLGALAVASTITVFQRVLTVRDQSRALETTRPVA; from the coding sequence ATGTTCGAACGTTTCCGGGCCTTCTGGGGCGGGGTCTTCACACCCATCGCCCGCCTCCTCCTCAAGCTGGGCGTCAGCCCCGACGCGGTCACCCTGGTGGGCACCCTCGGGGTCTGCGCCGGCGCGTTGGTCTTCTTCCCCCAGGGCCTCCTGCTGGTCGGCGTCCTGGTGATCACCGCCTTCGTCTTCTCCGACATCGTCGACGGCAACATGGCGCGCCTGTCGGGGCGGGTCTCGCCCTTCGGGGCCTTCCTGGACTCCACGCTCGACCGCATCGCCGACGCCGCGGTGTTCGCCGGCCTGGCGATGTACTACGTCGGTCCCGGCGACAACGAGTGGCTCGTCGCGTTGTGCCTCTACGACCTCGTGATGGGGTCGGTCACCTCCTACGCCCGGGCTCGCGCGGAGTCGCTGGGCATGGAGGCCAAGGTCGGCATCGCCGAGCGCGCGACCCGCCTGGTCTCGATCCTCGTGGTCACCGGCCTGGCCGACATCGCCAACCTCCTGGGCGCCGGCGAGGACGCGCTCTGGGCGATCCCGGTCACCCTCGGTGCCCTCGCCGTGGCCAGCACGATCACCGTCTTCCAGCGCGTGCTGACCGTCCGCGACCAGTCGCGCGCCCTCGAGACCACGCGTCCCGTCGCGTGA
- a CDS encoding HIT family protein, protein MAYISGENKPADGSEGQCPFCRIPTLGDEEGLVVHRGEHTFAVLNLYPYSSGHLMVCPYRHVADYTDLTDEETAELAAFTKQAMRVIRAVSGAHGFNLGMNQGHVAGAGIAAHLHQHVVPRWGGDANFMPIIGRTKTLPQLLTETRALLAEAWPTV, encoded by the coding sequence ATGGCCTACATCTCGGGGGAGAACAAGCCCGCCGACGGCAGCGAGGGGCAGTGCCCCTTCTGCCGGATCCCCACCCTCGGCGACGAGGAGGGGCTGGTCGTGCACCGCGGCGAGCACACCTTCGCCGTGCTCAACCTCTACCCCTACTCCTCGGGCCACCTGATGGTCTGCCCCTACCGCCACGTCGCGGACTACACCGACCTCACCGACGAGGAGACCGCGGAGCTCGCCGCGTTCACCAAGCAGGCGATGCGGGTGATCCGCGCGGTCAGCGGCGCCCACGGGTTCAACCTCGGCATGAACCAGGGGCACGTCGCCGGCGCGGGGATCGCCGCCCACCTGCACCAGCACGTCGTGCCCCGCTGGGGCGGCGACGCCAACTTCATGCCGATCATCGGGCGCACCAAGACGCTGCCCCAGCTGCTCACCGAGACCCGTGCCCTGCTCGCCGAGGCGTGGCCGACCGTCTGA
- the thrS gene encoding threonine--tRNA ligase yields the protein MSETKVTVIDAGERAERAVTTGTKAWELFAEEPSIIAARVGGDLKDLAYELGDGDEVEGVAIDSKDGHDILRHSCAHVMAQAVQELYPEAKLGIGPPIENGFYYDFDVPTPFVPEDLDKIETRMRKIIKEGQRFSRRVVSDDDAREELADEPYKLELIGLKGGVSTGSTDSIAEGASAEVGAGELTIYDNHRRNGDLAWKDLCRGPHLPTTKRIPAFKLMRSAAAYWRGDEKNKQLQRIYGTAWESKEALEEHLHRIEEAERRDHRKLGRELDLFSFPDELGSGLAVFHPKGGVLKRVMEDYVRRRHIEEGFSYVGTPHITKEGLFYTSGHLPYYADTMFPPMDFEGAKYMVKPMNCPMHNLIYRSRQRSYRELPLRLFEFGSVYRYEKSGVIHGLTRVRGMTQDDSHSYVTKEQAPAEIKHLLDFVLGLLRDFGLDDFYLELSTRDDSKPDKFVGSDEDWAEATQVLQDVADESGLELVADPGGAAFYGPKISVQARDAIGRTWQMSTIQYDFNQPKGFGLEYAGPDGSPHEPVMIHSAKFGSLERFYGVLVEHYAGAFPPWLAPVQVAGIPVAERHLDFLDEVATRMRARGIRVEVDYSDERMQKKIRNAQLQKVPYMLLVGDRDLEAGTVSFRFRDGEQANGLSVDEAIEQVVKAVEDKAQV from the coding sequence GTGTCCGAGACCAAGGTGACCGTCATCGACGCAGGCGAGCGAGCCGAGCGCGCGGTCACCACGGGCACCAAGGCGTGGGAGCTGTTCGCCGAGGAGCCGAGCATCATCGCTGCCCGCGTCGGTGGCGACCTCAAGGACCTCGCCTACGAGCTCGGCGACGGCGACGAGGTCGAGGGCGTCGCGATCGACAGCAAGGACGGGCACGACATCCTGCGCCACTCCTGCGCGCACGTGATGGCCCAGGCCGTCCAGGAGCTCTACCCCGAGGCCAAGCTGGGCATCGGGCCGCCGATCGAGAACGGCTTCTACTACGACTTCGACGTCCCGACCCCGTTCGTGCCCGAGGACCTCGACAAGATCGAGACCCGGATGCGCAAGATCATCAAGGAGGGCCAGCGGTTCTCCCGTCGCGTGGTGAGCGACGACGACGCGCGCGAGGAGCTGGCCGACGAGCCCTACAAGCTCGAGCTGATCGGGCTCAAGGGTGGGGTCTCGACAGGCTCGACCGACAGCATCGCCGAGGGCGCGTCGGCCGAGGTGGGCGCCGGCGAGCTGACCATCTACGACAACCACCGCCGCAACGGTGACCTGGCGTGGAAGGACCTGTGCCGCGGTCCCCACCTGCCCACCACCAAGCGCATCCCGGCCTTCAAGCTGATGCGCAGCGCGGCGGCGTACTGGCGCGGCGACGAGAAGAACAAGCAGCTGCAGCGCATCTACGGCACCGCGTGGGAGTCCAAGGAGGCGCTGGAGGAGCACCTGCACCGCATCGAGGAGGCCGAGCGGCGCGACCACCGCAAGCTCGGCCGCGAGCTCGACCTCTTCTCGTTCCCCGACGAGCTCGGCTCGGGCCTCGCGGTCTTCCACCCCAAGGGCGGCGTGCTCAAGCGGGTGATGGAGGACTACGTCCGCCGGCGCCACATCGAGGAGGGCTTCTCCTACGTCGGCACCCCGCACATCACCAAGGAGGGCCTCTTCTACACCTCGGGCCACCTGCCCTACTACGCCGACACCATGTTCCCGCCGATGGACTTCGAGGGCGCGAAGTACATGGTCAAGCCGATGAACTGCCCGATGCACAACCTGATCTACCGCTCGCGGCAGCGCTCCTACCGCGAGCTCCCGCTGCGGCTGTTCGAGTTCGGCTCGGTCTACCGCTACGAGAAGTCGGGCGTGATCCACGGCCTCACCCGTGTGCGGGGGATGACCCAGGACGACTCGCACTCCTACGTCACCAAGGAGCAGGCACCCGCCGAGATCAAGCACCTGCTCGACTTCGTGCTCGGCCTGCTGCGCGACTTCGGGCTCGACGACTTCTACCTCGAGCTCTCGACCCGCGACGACTCCAAGCCCGACAAGTTCGTCGGCTCCGACGAGGACTGGGCCGAGGCGACCCAGGTGCTCCAGGACGTCGCCGACGAGTCCGGCCTCGAGCTGGTCGCCGACCCGGGCGGCGCGGCGTTCTACGGCCCCAAGATCTCGGTCCAGGCGCGCGACGCGATCGGTCGCACCTGGCAGATGTCGACCATCCAGTACGACTTCAACCAGCCCAAGGGCTTCGGGCTGGAGTACGCCGGCCCCGACGGCTCGCCGCACGAGCCGGTGATGATCCACTCGGCCAAGTTCGGGTCGCTGGAGCGGTTCTACGGCGTCCTGGTCGAGCACTACGCCGGCGCCTTCCCGCCCTGGCTGGCCCCCGTGCAGGTCGCCGGCATCCCCGTCGCGGAGCGTCACCTCGACTTCCTCGACGAGGTGGCGACCAGGATGCGTGCGCGGGGGATCCGCGTCGAGGTCGACTACTCCGACGAGCGGATGCAGAAGAAGATCCGCAACGCCCAGCTGCAGAAGGTCCCCTACATGCTGCTGGTCGGCGACCGCGACCTCGAGGCGGGCACCGTCTCGTTCCGCTTCCGCGACGGAGAGCAGGCCAACGGCCTCTCGGTGGACGAGGCGATCGAGCAGGTCGTGAAGGCGGTCGAGGACAAGGCCCAGGTGTAA
- a CDS encoding SsgA family sporulation/cell division regulator yields the protein MDFNVTAKNTAAQLVTTVMTLELIDSTGAATPLETEFAYDPADPFAVSATFVTVAGRVQWTFGRDLLIGGLYEPTGDGDVHVWPCLDGDAHSVVIIELCSPDGEALVQARASELTSFVEKMTSSVAPGAESAYLDVDGAISAILGEAA from the coding sequence ATGGACTTCAACGTCACCGCCAAGAACACCGCCGCACAGCTGGTCACGACGGTCATGACCCTCGAGCTGATCGACAGCACGGGTGCTGCCACCCCGCTGGAGACCGAGTTCGCCTACGACCCGGCCGACCCGTTCGCGGTGTCCGCCACCTTCGTCACGGTCGCCGGCCGCGTCCAGTGGACCTTCGGTCGCGACCTGCTCATCGGCGGGCTCTACGAGCCGACCGGTGACGGCGACGTCCACGTGTGGCCCTGCCTCGACGGCGACGCCCACTCCGTGGTGATCATCGAGCTCTGCTCGCCCGACGGCGAGGCCCTGGTGCAGGCCCGCGCCTCGGAGCTCACCTCGTTCGTGGAGAAGATGACCTCCTCGGTCGCCCCCGGCGCCGAGTCGGCCTACCTCGACGTGGACGGCGCGATCTCCGCCATCCTGGGCGAGGCTGCCTGA
- a CDS encoding aminotransferase class IV: protein MADQQQPTVWVDGRVLDDPREPVIRVDDHGFTVGDGVFEAVKVVDGVPFALTRHLRRLERSAAGLGLPPVDEDAVRRGVAEVLERRHLPFGRLRITVTAGPAPMGSGRGDASPTLVVAAVEAQQRTGRASVVTVPWPRNERGAVAGLKTTSYAENVVALAYAAERGAEEAVFGNLAGHLCEGTGSNVFYVVDGELRTPTLASGCLAGITRELLVEWCGAREVDEPLVVLSRAEEVFLASTTRDVQPVARCDDREWDDVGPVTRAAAETWRAREAEHPDP from the coding sequence GTGGCAGACCAGCAGCAGCCGACGGTGTGGGTCGACGGGCGGGTGCTCGACGACCCCCGGGAGCCCGTGATCCGGGTCGACGACCACGGCTTCACGGTGGGTGACGGGGTGTTCGAGGCCGTGAAGGTCGTGGACGGCGTGCCGTTCGCCCTCACGCGCCACCTGCGGCGTCTGGAGCGCTCCGCTGCCGGGCTGGGCCTGCCGCCGGTCGACGAGGACGCCGTACGCCGGGGGGTGGCCGAGGTGCTCGAGCGCCGGCATCTGCCGTTCGGCCGTCTGCGCATCACCGTGACCGCCGGGCCGGCGCCGATGGGCTCCGGTCGCGGCGACGCCAGCCCCACGCTCGTCGTCGCAGCCGTGGAGGCGCAGCAGCGGACGGGCCGGGCATCGGTCGTGACGGTGCCGTGGCCCCGCAACGAACGTGGCGCGGTCGCCGGGCTCAAGACCACGTCGTACGCCGAGAACGTCGTCGCGCTGGCCTACGCCGCCGAGCGCGGGGCCGAGGAGGCGGTCTTCGGCAACCTGGCCGGCCACCTGTGCGAGGGGACCGGCTCCAACGTCTTCTACGTCGTCGACGGTGAGCTGCGCACGCCGACCCTGGCCTCCGGGTGCCTGGCGGGCATCACGCGCGAGCTGCTGGTCGAGTGGTGCGGCGCCCGTGAGGTCGACGAGCCGCTCGTGGTGCTCTCCCGCGCGGAGGAGGTGTTCCTGGCCTCCACCACCCGCGACGTCCAGCCCGTCGCCCGCTGCGACGACCGCGAGTGGGACGACGTCGGCCCGGTCACCCGGGCCGCGGCCGAGACCTGGCGCGCGCGTGAGGCCGAGCACCCCGATCCGTGA
- a CDS encoding UPF0158 family protein produces the protein MTEQDQLRRARSAVARGDLEDVVELALGDSPASLHLIGDGLAAAVRAAVPGAGETARACRERLETRGWTGDDELRQVLEAAEGVGATPLLRPVPVDLDELSDVLEGDPVHGGGAVELATGAVWPRSAIDDAMEEGELEEDDLDSDAWLWVQCEGSRDGFRDMQLFLESVRAPDVARRLERALHGRGAFRRFRDVIWEHEDLLGDWLTFADDRRRGRARRWLAVHGCAPAYRAVHRAQDP, from the coding sequence ATGACGGAGCAGGACCAGCTACGCAGGGCGCGCTCCGCCGTGGCCCGCGGCGACCTGGAGGACGTCGTCGAGCTCGCCCTGGGCGACAGCCCGGCCTCGCTGCACCTGATCGGCGACGGGCTCGCCGCGGCTGTGCGCGCCGCGGTGCCCGGCGCCGGAGAGACGGCACGAGCCTGTCGGGAGAGGCTCGAGACGCGCGGCTGGACGGGCGACGACGAGCTGCGGCAGGTCCTGGAGGCCGCCGAAGGGGTCGGTGCGACTCCGCTGCTTCGTCCGGTGCCAGTCGATCTCGACGAGCTCTCGGACGTGCTCGAGGGCGACCCGGTCCACGGTGGCGGGGCGGTCGAGCTCGCCACCGGGGCGGTGTGGCCCCGGAGCGCGATCGACGACGCGATGGAGGAGGGCGAGCTCGAGGAGGACGACCTGGACTCCGACGCCTGGTTGTGGGTCCAGTGCGAGGGCTCGCGGGACGGCTTCCGCGACATGCAGCTCTTCCTGGAGAGCGTGCGCGCCCCGGACGTCGCCCGCCGGCTCGAACGCGCACTGCACGGACGGGGCGCCTTCCGGCGCTTCCGAGACGTCATCTGGGAGCACGAGGACCTGCTCGGTGACTGGCTGACCTTCGCCGACGACCGTCGCCGGGGCAGGGCGCGCAGGTGGCTCGCCGTTCACGGCTGTGCGCCGGCGTACCGTGCCGTCCACCGAGCACAAGACCCCTGA
- a CDS encoding VOC family protein has translation MTSPLATTDLHIPVGAPVWMDLVSSDVEASVAFYTQLLGWTCEEAGSPEGYRYLLHRGRAVGGVMANDPGWGMPDAWSVFLRTDDAAATAAAATAHGGTVLMEPCEVAPNGTFTILRDAGGAVVSAWQPGTEPGFGALMEAGAPTHFELHTRDFDATHAFYRGVFGWEDHVTDLPGFRYATYGAQGGDPAAVRAGIMDDAADAGMPEEPAHWAVYLGCDDARAVVERAASLGAEVLMPPEATPYGVLAVLRDPAGVEVRLQA, from the coding sequence ATGACCAGCCCACTCGCCACCACCGACCTCCACATCCCCGTCGGCGCCCCTGTCTGGATGGACCTCGTCAGCTCCGACGTCGAGGCCTCCGTCGCCTTCTACACCCAGCTGCTCGGCTGGACCTGCGAGGAGGCCGGGTCGCCCGAGGGCTACCGCTACCTCCTCCACCGCGGCCGCGCGGTCGGTGGGGTCATGGCCAACGACCCCGGGTGGGGCATGCCGGACGCCTGGTCGGTCTTCCTTCGCACCGACGACGCCGCGGCCACGGCCGCCGCAGCGACCGCCCACGGCGGCACCGTGCTGATGGAGCCCTGCGAGGTCGCCCCCAACGGCACGTTCACGATCCTGCGCGACGCCGGGGGAGCGGTCGTGAGCGCCTGGCAGCCCGGCACGGAGCCCGGCTTCGGCGCCCTGATGGAGGCCGGCGCCCCGACCCACTTCGAGCTGCACACCCGGGACTTCGACGCCACGCACGCGTTCTACCGCGGGGTGTTCGGCTGGGAGGACCACGTCACGGACCTGCCGGGTTTCCGCTACGCGACCTACGGCGCCCAGGGCGGCGACCCGGCCGCCGTACGCGCCGGGATCATGGACGACGCCGCCGACGCGGGCATGCCCGAGGAGCCCGCGCACTGGGCGGTCTACCTCGGCTGCGACGACGCCCGCGCGGTCGTCGAGCGCGCGGCCTCGCTCGGCGCCGAGGTGCTCATGCCGCCCGAGGCCACGCCGTACGGCGTCCTGGCCGTCCTGCGTGACCCCGCCGGCGTGGAGGTCCGCCTCCAGGCCTGA